Proteins from a genomic interval of Scomber japonicus isolate fScoJap1 chromosome 10, fScoJap1.pri, whole genome shotgun sequence:
- the LOC128366324 gene encoding speriolin-like protein, protein MLSVVKENLDLRAKVQRFNNDSLEDITGRKPSSLWQITIDERQFRKDLQQTKSSHEHRTSSPVDFKSFIQSSAHTDANEKEVHSCQAEVPLVVKCPERLLGEIAYQLDRRILSHVFQGHKRLYGFTLLNVPAKIIEVSTHPLTGKVDEGYRLHLTQRHADLMEWLSQFGYKTTLHPPFTEFVVNNYGILKERPGDYSGMDCNNPDFLKNVIIKTSPKKLQKDLLLVLICLCNMTEKDKKPLLLW, encoded by the exons ATGCTAAGTGTAGTCAAGGAAAACCTAGACCTGAGAGCCAAGGTGCAGCGCTTCAACAATGATTCTCTGGAGGACATAACAG GAAGAAAACCATCCAGTCTCTGGCAAATCACTATCGATGAGAGACAGTTCAGAAAAGACCTGCAACAAACCAAATCTAGCCACGAACACCGAACCTCATCCCCTGTCGACTTCAAGTCCTTTATCCAAAGCTCAGCGCACACAGATGCAAATGAGAAAGAGGTTCACAGCTGTCAGGCAGAAGTTCCTCTTGTGGTCAAAT GTCCGGAAAGGCTCCTAGGAGAGATTGCCTATCAATTAGATCGGAGAATTCTGTCCCATGTCTTCCAGGGCCATAAGAGGCTTTATGGGTTCACTCTGCTTAATGTGCCAGCCAAGATTATAGAG GTGAGCACACACCCGCTGACAGGGAAGGTGGATGAAGGCTATCGGCTTCATCTCACTCAGAGGCATGCTGACCTGATGGAGTGGCTTAGCCAATTTGGGTATAAAACCACACTTCACCCTCCATTCACTGAATTTGTTGTCAACAACTATGGGATCCTGAAAGAGAGGCCTGGTGACTACAGTGGAATGGACTGCAATAATCCAGACTTTCTGAAGAACGTGATCATAAAGACGTCACCGAAAAAACTCCAGAAGGACCTACTGCTTGTGCTCATCTGCCTTTGCAATATGACTGAGAAGGATAAAAAGCCTCTTCTTCTCTGGTAG
- the smpd5 gene encoding sphingomyelin phosphodiesterase 5 → MALQESPFPNCFVAGIHAVGWALILPCFLSLDRAIAVCKPTTQEQAEQRKQKCNVHPLKVFFGAIFFFILFLATAPLAFLGFLLWAPLQACRRPFCYHRETPSSPERETHKGFELEGKASFGFAAANLCLLPDSLARFNNLANTQHRATAIGQRIVQGVGRPHIRIFVDSPSSCGTLSPSSSILATGNSSTYGATDRQVQPLASHHSERDSAEAHVSIPKSISRVVFVPCDDTKETSSESPSTLNSNESSNQQDRMGHRSAPRALLSQGLRQQDDVPWEVSSLFSANVDILCLEEVFDKRAAQKLVNSLRPVYGHILYDVGVYACQPPCRCSSFKFLNSGLFFASRFPVLEAQYHCYPNGRGEDALASKGLLSVKVLIGQNRKQEKVVGYFNCTHLHAPECDGEIRCEQLKMVTKWISDFQAASRQSDEHVVFDVLCGDFNFDNCSPNDSLEQNHSLFDEYKDPCRAGPGKEKPWAIGTLLKQPKLYDDHVNTPENLQRTLEREELRKLYISPPVLRDGQPMVYPEPGQPWIGRRIDYILFRETSISKHCQTEIEEVSFITQLAGLTDHVPVGMRLNVLMDCDSTD, encoded by the exons ATGGCCCTGCAGGAGTCTCCATTTCCTAATTGTTTTGTCGCAGGCATCCATGCTGTGGGATGGGCATTGATCCTGCCTTGTTTCTTGTCTCTTGATCGTGCCATTGCTGTGTGCAAGCCCACCACCCAGGAACAAGCTGAGCAACGGAAGCAGAAATGCAATGTCCACCCCCTCAAGGTCTTCTTTGGCgccatcttcttcttcattctttttctcGCAACAGCCCCCTTGGCCTTTTTAGGCTTTCTGCTCTGGGCACCACTTCAGGCCTGCCGCAGACCCTTCTGCTATCACAGAGAGACACCATCCTCAccagagagggagacacacaaGGGCTTTGAGCTGGAAGGAAAGGCGTCATTTGGCTTTGCAGCAGCCAACCTATGTCTTTTACCTGACAGCCTGGCTCGCTTCAACAACCTTGCAAACACTCAGCACAGGGCTACAGCTATTGGCCAGCGTATTGTGCAGGGTGTGGGTCGACCCCATATTCGCATATTTGTTGACTCCCCCAGCAGTTGTGGTACTCTCAGTCCCTCTAGCAGTATACTCGCCACAGGTAACTCAAGTACATATGGTGCCACAGATAGACAGGTGCAGCCTTTGGCGAGTCACCATtcagagagagactcagctgaaGCACATGTTTCAATCCCAAAGTCCATTAGCCGGGTAGTTTTTGTGCCCTGTGATGACACAAAAGAGACCTCTAGTGAATCACCATCCACCCTCAACTCCAATGAGAGCTCCAACCAGCAGGACCGAATGGGCCACCGGAGTGCTCCCCGTGCTTTGCTCTCTCAGGGTCTCCGCCAGCAGGATGATGTACCGTGGGAAGTGTCATCGTTATTTTCAGCCAATGTAGACATACTGTGCCTAGAGGAAGTGTTTGATAAGAGAGCTGCACAGAAACTTGTCAATTCACTGAGACCGGTGTATGGACACATACTTTATGACGTTGGTGTGTATGCCTGCCAGCCACCATGCAGATGTTCTTCCTTCAAGTTCTTGAACAGTGGCCTGTTCTTTGCCAGTCGATTCCCGGTGCTGGAAGCCCAGTACCACTGCTATCCAAACGGCCGAGGGGAAGATGCACTGGCCTCCAAAGGCCTCCTTTCTGTTAAG gtGCTAATTGGGCAGAATCGAAAACAGGAGAAAGTGGTTGGCTATTTTAACTGTACACACCTTCATGCACCAGAGT GTGATGGGGAAATTCGCTGTGAGCAGTTGAAAATGGTGACGAAGTGGATCAGTGATTTTCAAGCTGCAAGCAGACAGTCTGATGAGCACGTTGTTTTTGATGTGCTCTGTGGAGATTTCAACTTTGACAACTGCTCACCTA ATGACTCCCTGGAACAGAATCACTCTCTGTTTGATGAATACAAAGACCCCTGCAGGGCAGGTCCTGGAAAAGAGAAACCCTGGGCCATTG GTACTCTACTGAAGCAGCCCAAATTGTATGATGATCATGTAAACACCCCAGAAAATCTTCAAAG AACtttggagagagaggagctgagaAAGCTTTACATCTCCCCCCCTGTTCTTAGAGATGGTCAGCCAATGGTTTACCCTGAACCTGGGCAGCCGTGGATAGGAAGACGGATTGACTATATCTTGTTCCGTGAAACCTCCATTTCAAAACACTGCCAAACA GAAATTGAAGAAGTGTCGTTCATTACCCAGCTGGCTGGCCTTACGGACCATGTTCCTGTGGGCATGAGACTGAATGTACTAATGGACTGTGACTCTACTGATTAA
- the malsu1 gene encoding mitochondrial assembly of ribosomal large subunit protein 1, translating to MSILNRFKPLVSPVCRGGALLEQTSVFRRVCSGSKAACHSLSSPRCYRADLASCHLSTYYFNSKRWYSELHSESSNSQKSTDVTEEVSQVVESDVSAHLSQRSSETFNLDVLVSLLRQENAVDICVIKVPEQIKYAEYFIVVSGISPRHLRAMAFYAIKVYKFLKTNHDPHVKIEGKDADDWMCVDFGNMVVHFMLPETRELYELEKLWTLRSYDEQLKSIPAEKLPEDFIYDIEVTKD from the exons ATGAGTATCCTTAATCGCTTTAAACCACTGGTATCACCGGTATGTAGAGGTGGAGCTTTACTGGAACAAACGAGTGTTTTCAGAAGAGTCTGTTCGGGATCCAAAGCTGCGTGTCACAGCCTGAGTTCGCCTCGGTGTTACAGAGCAGATTTAGCCTCATGTCACTTATCCACTTATTACTTTAACAGTAAAAGATGGTATTCGGAGCTGCACAGTGAAAGCAGTAATTCACAGAAGAGTACTGATGTTACTGAAGAGGTATCACAGGTGGTGGAGAGTGACGTCAGTGCCCACCTGAGCCAGA GATCCTCTGAAACTTTCAATCTGGATGTGCTGGTGTCTCTGCTGCGTCAGGAAAATGCAGTGGACATCTGTGTGATTAAAGTACCAGAGCAGATCAAATATGCAGAGTACTTCATTGTTGTTAGCGGTATATCGCCGAGACATCTCCGTGCAATGGCTTTTTATGCCATTAAAGTG TATAAATTTCTGAAAACAAATCATGATCCACATGTTAAGATTGAAGGAAAGGATGCAGATGACTGGATGTGCGTTGACTTTG GGAATATGGTGGTTCACTTCATGCTGCCAGAGACCAGAGAACTGTATGAACTGGAGAAACTGTGGACGCTCCGCTCCTATGATGAACAGCTGAAGAGTATCCCTGCTGAGAAACTACCAGAAGACTTCATATATGATATTGAAGTCACAAAAGACTAA